Below is a window of Quadrisphaera setariae DNA.
ACCCCCACGTAGCGCTCTCCGTCGAGCACGGGCAGCCAGCCGGCGTCGTGCTGGACGATCTCCGCCAGCCCCTTGCGCAGCGAGTCGCCCACGCTGATCGTCTCGTCGAAGCGGCGCGCCACCTGCCCCACGGTGCCCCCCTGCGCGCCCGGGCCCCGGTCGTGGGCGAGGTGGCGCAGCGACACCCAGCCGCGCAGCGCGCCCGAGCGGTCCAGCACCACCGCGTAGGGCTCGGCGGTGCCGTCGATGGCGGCGCGTGCGGTGGCGAGGTCGTCGTCGACGAGCACCGTGGCGGGGTGCGCCAGGTCCTGGGCCTCCACCGGCGTCACGGCCAGGCGCCGCAGCCCGCGGTCGGAGCCGGCGAAGTCGGCCACGAACTCGTTGGCCGGCGCGCCCAGCACCGTGGCCGGGTCGGCGAACTGCTCGAGCTTCCCCCCCTGGCTGAAGACCGCGATCCGGTCCGCCAGGCGCACGGCCTCGTCGATGTCGTGCGTGACGATGAGCACCGTCTTGTGCAGCTCGGCCTGGATGCGGCGGAACTCGCCCTGCAGGCGGTCGCGGGCGATGGGGTCGACCGCGCCGAACGGCTCGTCCATGAGCAGCACCGGCGGGTCGGCCGCCAGGCCGCGGGCCACCCCGATGCGCTGCTGCTGGCCGCCGGACAGCTCGTGCGGGTACCTGTCGGCGTACTGGGAGGCGGGCAGTCCCACCAGCTCGAGCATCTCCTCCACGCGGGCGCTCGTGCGCTTGCGGTCCCACCCGAGCAGCTGGGGGACGGTGGCGATGTTCGCGGCCACCGTGAGGTGCGGGAACAGGCCGACCCGCTGGATGACGTACCCGATCTCGCGCCGCAGCTTCACGGCGTCGACGCGCGTGACGTCCCGCCCGCCGATCTCGATGCGGCCCGCTGTCGGCTCGATGAGCCGGTTGACCATGCGCAGCGTGGTCGACTTCCCGCAGCCGGACGGACCCACGAGCGCCACCATCTCCCCGGCCTCCACGGCGAGGTCGAGGTGGCCCACGGCGAGGGTGCCGTCCGGGTAGCGCTTCTCCACGCCGTCGAGCCGGATGGTGCTGCCCGGGGTAGCGTCCCCGCCGTGTCCCTGATCGCGGCTGGTGTCCACAGCGCGACCCTCCCCGACAACTGCCTGGTCCGCAACGACTGGGTCTGCCCGCTGTACGTCGAGACCCGTTCGGACGTGCTGCTGGGGGCGCTGGGGCAGCACCTCTACCTCGTCCTGGTCTCGCTCGCGGTCGGCGTGGTGCTGGCGGTCCCGCTGGCGGTGCTCGCCCACCGGGTGAAGCGCGCGCGGGGGCTGACGCTGGGGGTGACCACGGTGATCTACACGATCCCGTCGCTGGCGCTGTTCATCCTGCTGCTGCCGATGACGGGCCTGACCTCCACCACGGTGGTCATCGCCCTGGCGCTGTACTCGCTGACGATCCTGGTCCGGAACATCCTCGTGGGCCTGGACGGCGTCGACCCCGAGGTCCGCGACGCCGCGGCCGGCATGGGCCTGTCGTCCTGGCGCACCCTGTGGCGCGTCGAGGCACCACTCGCACTGCCCTCGGCGATGGCCGGGCTGCGGGTGGCCGCGGTGTCCACGGTGGCGCTGGCCACCGTCGGGGCGATCATCGGCCAGGGCGGCCTGGGCAACCTCATCACCACCGGGTACTCCTCGAACTTCAACGCGCAGGTGCTCACCGCCTCGCTCCTGTGCGTGGTGCTCGCGGTGGTCTTCGACCTGCTGCTGCTGGGGGCCCAGCGCCTGGCCACGCCGTGGCGGAGGGGACAGCGCTGATGGACTGGCTCACGGGCATCCCGGCCTGGTTCGCCGACCCCGCCAACTGGCGCGGGGACGCCGGCGTGCCCACGCTCTTCGTCCAGCACCTCGGCTACTCGGCCGCCTCCCTGGGCCTCGCGTGCCTCGTCGCGCTGCCGGTGGGCGTCTGGCTCGGGCACACCGGGCGCGGGGGAGTGCTGGCCCAGCAGATCGGCAACGCCGGGCGCGCCGTGCCCGTCCTGGCCCTGCTCGGCATCCTGCTGCTCGTGCCCGGGTTCGGGCGCACCTGGTGGACGCTGATCCTCTGCTTCACGCTCTTCGCCGTCCCGCCCGTGCTCACCAACACCTTCACGGGGATGCGCGAGGTCGACCGCGGGGCGGTGGACGCCGCCACCGGGATGGGCATGTCGGCGTCGGAGGTGCTGCGGCGCGTGGAGCTGCCGCTGGCCACCCCCATGATCATGAACGGGGTGCGCCAGGCGGCGGTGCAGGTGGTCGCCACCACCTCGATCGCTGCGATCTTCGCCTTCGGCGGGCTCGGGCGCATCATCACGCGCGCTACGGGCAGCGCCGGCATCGACCTGTCGGCCGCGCTCGCCGGCACCCTCCTCATCGCCGCCTTCGCCCTGGCGGTCGAGTACGGGCTGGCCTGGGCCGGGCGCCGCGCCGACCCCGTGGCGCGGGCGCGCCGCGCCGCCCGGAAGCGCTCCGGGCGGGTGGGCTCTTCGGGGGGCGCGGGAGCCGTTACGACATCGTGACCGCCCCCCGGAGCGCGTTCACCGCGCTCATGGGGTTGCATGCCGAGCATCCCGTGCACGCAGCACCGCACGGGCCGCGGTGGCCGGGCCGGCCGCGGCGCTCCCGCGCCGCGACGGCCGACGTGACGGCTCCCGCCCGACACGCGCGGCTCGGACCGGGCCGCGGGACACAGAAGGCGGTCCCCGTGACCTCGTTCCGCAGGCGCACCCGCGCATCCCTCCTCATCGCCGGACTGGCTGGCGCCGTGCTCGCCCTGAGCTCCTGCGCTGCCGACAGCGTCCAGTCCGGCGGCGCCGCCTCCAGCGACGCCACGTCCAGCGGCGGCTCCACGCAGGCCGTCGTCGTCGGCGGCCCCGACTTCACCGAAGCAGCGATCATGGAGCAGCTGTACGCCCAGCTGCTGCAGGGCGCCG
It encodes the following:
- a CDS encoding ABC transporter ATP-binding protein, producing the protein MDTSRDQGHGGDATPGSTIRLDGVEKRYPDGTLAVGHLDLAVEAGEMVALVGPSGCGKSTTLRMVNRLIEPTAGRIEIGGRDVTRVDAVKLRREIGYVIQRVGLFPHLTVAANIATVPQLLGWDRKRTSARVEEMLELVGLPASQYADRYPHELSGGQQQRIGVARGLAADPPVLLMDEPFGAVDPIARDRLQGEFRRIQAELHKTVLIVTHDIDEAVRLADRIAVFSQGGKLEQFADPATVLGAPANEFVADFAGSDRGLRRLAVTPVEAQDLAHPATVLVDDDLATARAAIDGTAEPYAVVLDRSGALRGWVSLRHLAHDRGPGAQGGTVGQVARRFDETISVGDSLRKGLAEIVQHDAGWLPVLDGERYVGVLTPDGVYSALRRTSPSPGSRDDVPV
- a CDS encoding ABC transporter permease; amino-acid sequence: MSLIAAGVHSATLPDNCLVRNDWVCPLYVETRSDVLLGALGQHLYLVLVSLAVGVVLAVPLAVLAHRVKRARGLTLGVTTVIYTIPSLALFILLLPMTGLTSTTVVIALALYSLTILVRNILVGLDGVDPEVRDAAAGMGLSSWRTLWRVEAPLALPSAMAGLRVAAVSTVALATVGAIIGQGGLGNLITTGYSSNFNAQVLTASLLCVVLAVVFDLLLLGAQRLATPWRRGQR
- a CDS encoding ABC transporter permease, which gives rise to MDWLTGIPAWFADPANWRGDAGVPTLFVQHLGYSAASLGLACLVALPVGVWLGHTGRGGVLAQQIGNAGRAVPVLALLGILLLVPGFGRTWWTLILCFTLFAVPPVLTNTFTGMREVDRGAVDAATGMGMSASEVLRRVELPLATPMIMNGVRQAAVQVVATTSIAAIFAFGGLGRIITRATGSAGIDLSAALAGTLLIAAFALAVEYGLAWAGRRADPVARARRAARKRSGRVGSSGGAGAVTTS